In a genomic window of Sulfurimonas denitrificans DSM 1251:
- a CDS encoding 5'-methylthioadenosine/adenosylhomocysteine nucleosidase, which produces MKIAIMGAMPEEISPILEKIGSYKSTSYAGNKYYEATYQGVELVIAYSKIGKVFSALSAATMIEHFGATKLLFSGVAGAISTNLKVGDLIVATKLSQHDLDITAFGHPYGYVPEGSVFVEADKDMIELSKKVALEMGKSVQEGIIATGDQFVANEERKNWIGTTFGADALEMEGGSVGVVCNALNIPFFILRSISDAADMDASFSFDEFLESSAKESAEFIMKMVDELVALPLQDIK; this is translated from the coding sequence ATGAAAATAGCGATAATGGGCGCAATGCCTGAGGAAATTTCTCCGATATTAGAAAAAATAGGTTCGTACAAGAGTACATCTTATGCAGGAAATAAGTACTATGAAGCAACATACCAAGGAGTTGAACTTGTTATTGCTTATAGTAAAATTGGAAAGGTCTTCTCAGCGCTCAGTGCAGCAACAATGATAGAACATTTTGGAGCTACAAAGTTACTTTTTTCAGGAGTTGCTGGAGCAATATCAACTAATTTAAAAGTTGGAGATCTTATAGTTGCTACAAAACTGTCTCAACATGATTTAGATATCACTGCTTTTGGGCATCCTTATGGTTATGTGCCTGAGGGATCTGTGTTTGTTGAAGCTGATAAAGATATGATTGAACTAAGTAAAAAGGTTGCCCTAGAGATGGGTAAGAGCGTTCAAGAGGGAATTATTGCAACTGGAGATCAGTTTGTAGCAAACGAGGAGCGAAAAAATTGGATAGGAACAACATTTGGTGCAGATGCTCTTGAAATGGAAGGCGGAAGTGTTGGGGTTGTCTGTAACGCACTAAATATTCCTTTTTTTATTCTTCGATCAATTAGTGATGCTGCTGATATGGATGCTAGTTTTAGTTTTGATGAGTTTTTAGAGAGTAGTGCAAAAGAGAGTGCAGAGTTTATTATGAAAATGGTTGATGAGCTTGTGGCTCTTCCATTACAAGATATAAAATGA
- the fabD gene encoding ACP S-malonyltransferase, translating to MKKIAMIFAGQGSQATGMGKDFYENSELAKEMFEEAGKRVGLNFDELIFGEHDLLGQTAYTQPAILLIQMIAYRLFKDKCPDIKAELFLGHSLGEFSALCASGAIEYVDAVELVHRRGQLMQDACTDIEAGMMVVMGLDDKSVETICSDAQKDGKKVWPANYNQDGQLVVAGMKNDLASLEQTFKDAGAKRALLLNMSVASHCELLSPAQIPLESLMQSMIHDNFEAPVISNVTTKPYSTKDEAIKLLTEQLIKPVMYKQSILEIVSKVDIAIEFGNGATLKGLNKRIAPDLETYTISDMKSLLEVVEQISK from the coding sequence ATGAAAAAAATAGCTATGATTTTTGCGGGTCAGGGGTCTCAAGCCACTGGAATGGGTAAGGATTTTTATGAAAATTCGGAGTTAGCAAAAGAGATGTTTGAGGAAGCTGGAAAAAGAGTTGGTCTTAATTTCGATGAGTTAATATTTGGCGAACATGATTTACTTGGACAGACTGCTTATACACAGCCAGCTATACTTCTTATTCAAATGATAGCTTATCGTCTATTTAAAGATAAGTGTCCAGATATCAAAGCAGAGTTATTTTTAGGGCACTCACTAGGTGAATTTTCAGCACTATGTGCAAGTGGGGCGATAGAATATGTAGATGCTGTTGAGCTTGTACATAGACGTGGGCAGCTTATGCAAGACGCATGTACAGATATTGAAGCTGGGATGATGGTTGTTATGGGTCTTGATGATAAAAGTGTTGAGACAATTTGCAGTGATGCTCAAAAAGATGGCAAAAAAGTTTGGCCAGCAAACTATAATCAAGATGGACAGCTTGTCGTAGCTGGCATGAAAAATGATTTAGCTTCACTAGAGCAGACATTTAAGGATGCTGGTGCAAAAAGAGCACTATTATTAAACATGTCAGTAGCAAGTCATTGCGAACTTCTCTCACCTGCACAAATTCCTCTAGAGAGCTTGATGCAGAGCATGATACATGATAATTTTGAAGCTCCAGTTATCTCAAATGTTACAACAAAACCTTACAGCACTAAAGATGAAGCAATAAAACTTTTAACAGAACAGTTGATAAAACCAGTTATGTATAAGCAATCAATTTTAGAGATAGTTTCCAAGGTTGATATTGCTATAGAATTTGGAAATGGCGCTACTCTAAAAGGGTTAAATAAAAGAATTGCACCAGATCTTGAGACATATACCATTTCAGATATGAAATCTTTACTTGAAGTAGTTGAGCAAATTTCTAAATAA
- a CDS encoding Fis family transcriptional regulator codes for MALTVALVVDAKNIATSASWAQAFKTATLLKTLSVNALVIGEIGVGKKTLASYILPEAPVFDASDYDALLIALESVDSVIIANLENSPNIKKILELIIINNIRVIATASSSFKNDIIDKIFSIKLDIPSLRERPEDVAFLINRYINEATSLFGLSKTLNINDIKPDLSRNSYSLKKQIMIQYLLQNINENELMNIIENYFFEKLGSNSDYKNFLHIYEVPLIKAGLHKFKSQLQLSDKLGLNRNTLRKKISENSKYL; via the coding sequence GTGGCACTGACAGTGGCACTGGTTGTGGATGCTAAAAATATAGCAACGTCTGCTTCATGGGCACAAGCGTTTAAAACAGCTACTCTTTTAAAAACACTTAGTGTTAACGCTCTTGTTATTGGAGAAATAGGCGTTGGAAAAAAGACATTAGCAAGCTATATACTTCCAGAAGCACCTGTTTTTGATGCATCAGATTATGATGCATTGCTAATTGCTCTTGAGAGTGTAGATAGTGTTATCATTGCTAATTTGGAAAATTCACCAAATATCAAAAAAATTTTAGAGCTTATTATAATTAACAATATTAGAGTAATTGCGACTGCGTCAAGCTCATTTAAGAACGATATAATAGATAAAATTTTTAGTATTAAACTTGATATTCCCTCATTAAGAGAGAGACCAGAAGATGTTGCTTTTTTAATAAATAGATATATTAATGAGGCAACTTCTCTTTTTGGCTTATCTAAAACATTAAATATAAATGATATTAAACCTGATTTAAGTAGAAATTCATACTCATTGAAAAAGCAGATAATGATACAATATTTGCTTCAAAACATTAATGAGAATGAATTGATGAATATAATAGAGAACTATTTTTTTGAAAAACTTGGTTCAAATAGTGACTATAAAAACTTTTTACACATTTATGAAGTACCGCTTATTAAAGCAGGACTTCATAAATTTAAATCACAACTACAGCTCTCAGATAAGCTTGGTTTAAATAGAAATACATTGAGAAAAAAAATATCTGAAAATAGTAAATACTTATAA
- a CDS encoding FKBP-type peptidyl-prolyl cis-trans isomerase: MAIQKDQIVSIEYEVNDGTKVVDSNIGGLPLVFMYGRGQIIPGLESAITNMSIGDKADVVVKAEDAYGEYDAAAKQEVPKDQFAGIDLEVGMTLYGQGEDGGTVQVVVQEIGNENVIIDFNHPLAGKELSFLVIVNNIREASAEELMSGIPAENQHDDCCGTDSGTGCGC, translated from the coding sequence ATGGCAATACAAAAAGATCAAATCGTATCGATAGAGTACGAAGTAAATGATGGAACTAAAGTAGTAGATAGTAATATTGGTGGGTTACCACTTGTTTTTATGTATGGAAGAGGTCAAATTATTCCTGGTTTAGAAAGCGCAATAACTAATATGTCTATTGGTGATAAAGCAGATGTGGTGGTAAAAGCTGAAGATGCTTATGGCGAATATGACGCAGCAGCAAAGCAAGAAGTTCCAAAAGATCAATTTGCAGGAATTGATTTAGAAGTTGGAATGACTCTTTATGGGCAAGGCGAGGATGGTGGTACTGTTCAAGTTGTAGTCCAAGAGATAGGAAATGAAAATGTTATTATAGATTTTAATCATCCTTTGGCTGGAAAAGAGTTGTCTTTTCTTGTTATAGTAAATAACATAAGAGAGGCGTCTGCAGAAGAGTTGATGAGTGGTATTCCAGCAGAAAATCAACATGATGATTGTTGTGGCACTGACAGTGGCACTGGTTGTGGATGCTAA
- a CDS encoding tetratricopeptide repeat protein — protein sequence MAIVLQAHLFSAEPSAFGAGDLNNPNPYGLSSTEATLLETKKNLQKVVVKSNNQANEVDSLRERIDGLQTIIEAISAASRENKLKLKSYEEESLLQRDNKSEYDKRVIDSIQVNAKDIEKINLQLAEISKLIDVINKTYVTKNEFNSLVSDVNKFKDLIAKELNATTITTKPKATQNKELSNTEIDTKAKEFYDKKLYKESSELYKELISKNYKPAYSHYMVGEIEYYQNNYSEALAYFKKSATLYDKASYMPTLLLHTAISMEKSGDKKNAEIFYNAVKSQYPDSSQAGIAKKKLSSIK from the coding sequence TTGGCAATAGTCTTACAAGCACACTTGTTTAGTGCCGAACCATCTGCGTTCGGTGCTGGCGACTTAAATAATCCAAATCCTTATGGCCTCTCTTCTACTGAGGCAACACTACTTGAAACAAAAAAAAATCTTCAAAAAGTTGTTGTAAAAAGCAATAATCAAGCGAATGAAGTTGATTCTTTAAGAGAAAGAATTGATGGACTTCAAACTATTATTGAAGCAATTAGTGCAGCAAGTCGTGAAAATAAACTAAAACTTAAGTCATATGAAGAGGAGTCACTTCTTCAAAGAGATAATAAAAGTGAATACGATAAACGAGTCATAGACTCAATTCAAGTAAACGCTAAAGATATTGAAAAAATAAATCTTCAACTCGCTGAGATCTCTAAGCTTATTGATGTAATTAATAAAACATACGTTACTAAAAATGAGTTCAATTCATTGGTAAGTGATGTTAATAAGTTTAAAGATCTTATAGCAAAAGAGCTAAATGCAACGACAATAACAACAAAACCAAAAGCTACACAAAATAAAGAACTCTCTAATACAGAGATAGATACAAAAGCAAAAGAGTTTTATGATAAAAAGCTATATAAAGAGTCAAGTGAACTCTATAAAGAACTTATTTCAAAAAACTATAAACCAGCTTATTCTCACTATATGGTTGGAGAGATTGAGTATTATCAAAACAACTATTCCGAGGCATTAGCTTACTTTAAAAAAAGTGCTACCCTTTATGACAAAGCCTCTTACATGCCTACACTGCTTCTTCATACCGCAATATCTATGGAGAAAAGTGGAGATAAAAAAAATGCTGAAATATTTTATAATGCTGTGAAAAGTCAATATCCAGATAGTTCTCAAGCAGGTATCGCAAAAAAGAAATTAAGCTCAATAAAATAA
- a CDS encoding OmpA family protein, with protein MKSIVLASAVAALLVLSGCGDKDPQVDANDGAVAEQAAPAKSASSVKAPTSSNTETAAEYMARIEKELKTIYFDFDKFNIKADMQANLSTDASVAKSSASKFQLKLEGNCDEWGSDEYNFALGLKRAESVKKALVAEGVDANRISMVSFGESNPTCTDKTKECWAENRRVDFKLLP; from the coding sequence ATGAAAAGTATAGTTTTAGCAAGTGCCGTTGCGGCTCTTTTGGTTTTAAGTGGATGTGGAGATAAAGATCCTCAAGTTGATGCAAATGATGGTGCTGTTGCTGAACAAGCTGCTCCAGCAAAATCTGCTTCGTCTGTAAAGGCTCCAACTTCTAGTAATACAGAAACTGCAGCTGAATATATGGCAAGAATTGAAAAAGAGTTAAAAACAATCTATTTCGATTTTGACAAGTTTAATATTAAAGCTGATATGCAAGCAAATCTTTCAACAGATGCATCAGTTGCAAAATCAAGTGCAAGTAAATTTCAACTGAAACTTGAAGGCAATTGTGATGAGTGGGGCAGTGATGAGTATAACTTCGCTTTAGGTTTAAAAAGAGCAGAGAGCGTTAAAAAAGCTTTAGTTGCAGAGGGCGTTGATGCAAATCGTATTTCTATGGTAAGTTTTGGTGAGAGCAATCCTACTTGTACAGATAAAACAAAAGAGTGCTGGGCAGAAAATCGTAGAGTTGACTTTAAACTTTTACCTTAA
- the tolB gene encoding Tol-Pal system protein TolB, whose protein sequence is MKIIVSILFVIVSMFANDATIDVVKKADTLPSIALEDASVSYDSTFKAKFFKTVVADLNVLSIFNVDKVQRDVNFDASSVLVENKNMNYVLRYKLSQDDNSALNVDIKLFNKEGSIVFNKNYKVNSSDIYMFVAHTIAYDINSFMGESPIEWIKRKVIFSRMLSPQRSELVVTDYTLTYQHVIVKGGFNLFPKWANKEQSAFYYTSLNETKPTLKYLDLKTGKSKVIKSSDGMMICSDINEDGSKLLFTMAPNGQPDIFLYDIKTQNTKKLTNYGGIDVGGQFMGDDSVIFVSDRLGYPNVFSLNIKSGSVEQIVYYGKSNSACSVHGKYVVYKARESSDSFSNNTFNLHLVSMESDFVRRLTAVGVNEFPKFSVDGDAVIFVKNYQSQSSVGIIRLNHNKNYLFPLQFGKIQSIDW, encoded by the coding sequence TTGAAAATTATTGTTTCAATTCTATTTGTTATTGTCTCTATGTTTGCGAATGATGCAACTATAGATGTTGTAAAAAAAGCTGACACTCTACCTTCCATTGCTCTTGAAGATGCATCTGTAAGCTATGATTCAACTTTTAAGGCTAAATTTTTTAAAACAGTTGTTGCTGACTTAAACGTTCTTTCAATTTTTAATGTAGATAAAGTTCAAAGAGATGTTAATTTTGATGCAAGTAGTGTTCTTGTTGAAAATAAAAATATGAATTATGTACTAAGATACAAGTTAAGTCAAGATGATAACAGCGCTTTAAATGTTGATATAAAACTTTTTAATAAAGAAGGCAGTATTGTTTTTAACAAAAATTATAAAGTAAACAGTTCAGACATATACATGTTTGTGGCTCACACAATTGCGTATGATATAAATAGTTTTATGGGAGAGAGTCCAATTGAATGGATAAAAAGAAAAGTAATTTTTTCAAGAATGTTATCTCCACAAAGAAGTGAACTAGTTGTGACAGATTACACTTTAACATATCAACATGTAATAGTAAAGGGTGGATTTAATCTTTTTCCTAAATGGGCAAACAAGGAGCAAAGCGCTTTTTATTACACTTCTCTTAATGAAACTAAACCAACACTAAAATATCTAGATTTAAAAACTGGAAAAAGCAAAGTCATAAAATCATCAGATGGAATGATGATATGTTCTGATATAAATGAAGATGGATCAAAACTACTATTTACTATGGCACCAAATGGTCAACCAGATATTTTTTTATATGATATTAAAACACAAAATACAAAAAAACTGACTAATTATGGTGGAATAGATGTTGGTGGACAATTTATGGGTGATGATAGTGTGATTTTTGTTTCAGATAGATTAGGGTATCCAAATGTATTTTCTTTAAATATAAAATCTGGTAGTGTTGAGCAGATAGTTTATTATGGAAAAAGCAATTCAGCATGTAGTGTTCATGGTAAATATGTGGTTTATAAAGCAAGAGAGAGTTCCGACTCTTTTTCAAACAATACATTTAATTTACACTTAGTTTCAATGGAGAGTGACTTTGTAAGAAGGCTTACCGCTGTTGGTGTAAATGAGTTTCCAAAATTTTCTGTAGATGGTGATGCAGTTATTTTTGTAAAGAATTATCAATCACAAAGTTCGGTAGGGATTATAAGATTGAACCACAATAAGAACTATCTTTTTCCGTTACAATTTGGAAAAATCCAATCAATTGATTGGTAA
- a CDS encoding TonB C-terminal domain-containing protein, which produces MSKDVKSYALKKDDFVSVSLDMVNVQSTNVKKAVDAPIVKEIEKPVVKEEEQEKTEMTPQKKEINIDNLFSQIWTKDIKKEDKKIEKEIDKRVMQELSKKSLKSTENKVESVSSKIEKVNSKDKAEKDSKSSTGSEVNEYFAKIQAIVYQYFTPPENSQGKMVKAVIELDSFGKVIDFRILTYSDSDSFNSECDKIKGRLTNVLFPKNPDNKSGTYKINLISQE; this is translated from the coding sequence ATGTCAAAAGATGTAAAAAGTTACGCACTGAAAAAAGATGATTTTGTATCTGTCTCTTTAGATATGGTAAATGTTCAATCAACTAATGTAAAAAAAGCTGTTGATGCGCCTATTGTAAAAGAGATTGAAAAGCCAGTTGTAAAAGAAGAAGAACAAGAAAAAACGGAAATGACACCTCAAAAAAAAGAGATAAATATAGATAATTTATTTAGCCAGATATGGACTAAAGATATAAAAAAAGAGGACAAAAAAATAGAAAAAGAGATAGACAAAAGAGTTATGCAAGAGTTGTCCAAAAAAAGTTTAAAATCTACAGAAAATAAAGTTGAATCAGTTAGTAGTAAAATTGAAAAAGTAAATAGTAAAGATAAAGCCGAAAAAGATTCTAAAAGTTCGACTGGATCGGAAGTAAATGAATATTTTGCTAAAATTCAAGCAATTGTTTATCAATATTTTACGCCGCCAGAGAACTCTCAAGGTAAGATGGTAAAAGCTGTCATAGAACTTGATTCATTTGGGAAAGTTATTGATTTTAGAATACTTACATATTCTGATAGTGATAGTTTTAATAGTGAATGTGACAAAATAAAAGGAAGATTAACAAACGTTCTTTTTCCAAAAAATCCTGATAATAAATCTGGTACTTATAAAATAAATTTAATTTCACAGGAGTAA
- a CDS encoding ExbD/TolR family protein: protein MAYNWDEKPELNITPLVDVMLVLLAIMMVIAPNMIYEEKINLPQSSKTKSLSKIPPVHITIDKDKNLKVNKDNFQFNAFLDNFFLYSKQLDLKATVLISADKSLDYGVVMSVLAAVKQAGFIEVSLATNG from the coding sequence ATGGCATATAATTGGGATGAAAAACCTGAATTAAACATTACTCCTTTGGTGGACGTAATGTTAGTACTCTTGGCTATCATGATGGTAATAGCGCCAAATATGATATATGAAGAAAAAATAAACCTTCCTCAGAGTTCAAAAACAAAATCATTATCAAAAATACCGCCTGTTCACATTACTATAGATAAAGATAAAAATTTAAAAGTAAATAAAGATAATTTTCAATTCAATGCTTTTTTAGATAATTTTTTTCTATATTCGAAACAGTTAGATTTAAAAGCCACTGTTTTAATAAGTGCGGATAAGAGTTTGGATTATGGTGTTGTAATGTCTGTTCTTGCAGCTGTAAAACAAGCTGGTTTTATTGAGGTTTCATTAGCAACTAATGGTTAA
- a CDS encoding MotA/TolQ/ExbB proton channel family protein, which yields MINEIIDFYIKSHPVTLGVLALLAIYFIVLNWVFFYRYLSINSWLEIENRSLESLLMGASVVSPQSYLNNFLRSSSNINKDILSLGLQAATKEATKGLSVLSVFASTTPFIGLFGTVVSILDTFTHIGQSSGGMSVIAAGVSDALVATAAGIFVAIFSYTYHQILKRKSFELISFLEMQSDAILARKV from the coding sequence ATGATTAACGAAATTATTGATTTTTATATAAAAAGCCATCCAGTTACGCTGGGTGTTTTAGCCCTTTTAGCTATATATTTTATAGTCTTAAATTGGGTATTTTTCTACAGATACCTATCTATTAATAGTTGGCTTGAAATTGAGAATAGATCTCTTGAGAGTCTTCTTATGGGAGCTTCTGTTGTAAGTCCGCAATCATACTTAAATAATTTTTTGAGATCTAGTTCAAATATTAATAAAGATATATTGTCATTAGGATTGCAAGCTGCAACAAAAGAGGCAACAAAAGGACTCTCAGTTCTTTCTGTATTCGCATCTACTACTCCTTTTATTGGGCTCTTTGGAACTGTTGTTTCAATTTTGGATACATTCACGCACATTGGGCAAAGTAGTGGCGGCATGTCAGTTATTGCAGCTGGAGTCTCCGATGCACTTGTAGCAACAGCTGCAGGTATTTTTGTTGCTATTTTTTCATATACATATCATCAGATACTTAAGAGAAAATCTTTTGAATTAATTAGCTTTCTTGAGATGCAAAGCGATGCTATTCTTGCAAGAAAAGTGTAA
- the atpC gene encoding ATP synthase F1 subunit epsilon: MSKLKLEILTPNGVIYNGEALSVTLPGEEGEFGVLAEHSSLITLLEAGVIDIEKEDKSVESVLINWGVVEVDEKKVIVLVEGAVAIRGDSESAVAKALNDAKELIESIKDNNPAIATVTARLESAAQNLL; encoded by the coding sequence ATGAGTAAGTTAAAACTTGAAATCCTAACTCCTAATGGCGTAATCTATAATGGTGAAGCCCTTAGCGTAACTCTTCCTGGAGAAGAGGGTGAGTTTGGTGTTCTAGCAGAACACTCTTCATTAATTACACTGCTTGAAGCTGGTGTAATTGATATAGAGAAAGAAGATAAATCAGTCGAATCAGTTCTTATCAACTGGGGCGTAGTCGAAGTTGATGAGAAAAAAGTCATAGTATTAGTTGAGGGTGCAGTAGCAATTCGTGGTGATAGCGAAAGCGCCGTTGCAAAAGCTCTGAACGATGCTAAAGAACTTATTGAATCTATAAAAGATAATAACCCTGCAATAGCTACTGTTACTGCAAGATTAGAGTCGGCTGCTCAAAATTTACTGTAA
- the atpD gene encoding F0F1 ATP synthase subunit beta: MIGKISQVMGPVVDVDFDGYLPIINEAIEVNINLEGTQTRLVLEVAAHLGDGRVRTIAMDMSEGLVRGMNATATGSPIKVPVGEKVLGRIFNVIGETIDDGEQVTDAPMWSIHRQPPALVEQSTTTEMFETGIKVVDLLAPYSKGGKVGLFGGAGVGKTVIIMELIHNVAMGHDGLSVFAGVGERTREGNDLYHEMKDSNVLDKVALCYGQMSEPPGARNRIALTGLTMAEYFRDEKGLDVLMFVDNIFRFAQSGSEMSALLGRIPSAVGYQPTLAREMGALQDRITSTKNGSITSVQAVYVPADDLTDPAPASVFAHLDATTVLNRKIAEKGIYPAVDPLDSSSRLLDPQILGEEHYNVARGVQQTLQKYKDLQDIIAILGMDELSEDDKNIVERARKIEKFLSQPFFVAEVFTGSPGKYVSLADTIKGFKMILSGECDHMPEGSFYMVGGIDEAIEKAQKMK, encoded by the coding sequence ATGATTGGTAAAATTAGCCAGGTTATGGGCCCGGTTGTTGACGTTGATTTTGATGGTTATCTTCCGATAATTAATGAAGCAATTGAAGTTAATATAAATTTAGAAGGTACACAAACACGTTTAGTACTTGAAGTTGCAGCACACTTAGGTGATGGTCGTGTTAGAACGATAGCAATGGATATGAGTGAAGGTTTAGTTCGTGGAATGAATGCAACTGCTACAGGTTCTCCTATAAAAGTCCCAGTTGGAGAGAAAGTGCTTGGACGTATTTTCAATGTAATTGGTGAAACTATTGATGATGGTGAACAAGTAACTGATGCTCCAATGTGGTCAATCCACCGTCAGCCTCCCGCTTTAGTTGAGCAATCAACTACAACAGAGATGTTTGAAACAGGTATCAAAGTTGTTGACTTGTTAGCACCTTACTCAAAAGGTGGTAAAGTTGGACTATTTGGCGGTGCTGGTGTTGGTAAAACAGTTATTATAATGGAACTTATCCACAACGTTGCAATGGGTCATGATGGTCTATCTGTATTTGCTGGTGTTGGTGAGAGAACTCGTGAAGGTAATGACCTTTATCATGAGATGAAGGACTCTAACGTACTTGACAAAGTTGCACTCTGCTATGGTCAAATGAGTGAGCCTCCAGGAGCACGTAACCGTATTGCATTGACTGGTCTTACAATGGCTGAATACTTTAGAGATGAAAAAGGTCTAGATGTATTAATGTTCGTTGATAATATCTTCCGTTTTGCTCAATCAGGTTCAGAGATGTCTGCGCTTCTTGGTCGTATCCCTTCAGCTGTTGGTTACCAACCAACACTAGCTCGTGAAATGGGTGCTTTGCAAGATAGAATTACATCGACTAAAAATGGTTCAATTACTTCTGTTCAAGCTGTTTATGTACCAGCGGATGACTTAACTGACCCTGCTCCAGCTTCTGTTTTTGCTCATTTAGATGCAACAACAGTTCTTAACCGTAAAATTGCTGAAAAAGGTATCTATCCTGCAGTTGATCCGCTGGATTCATCTTCAAGATTACTTGATCCGCAAATTTTGGGTGAGGAGCATTATAATGTCGCACGTGGAGTTCAACAAACACTTCAAAAATATAAAGATTTACAAGATATTATTGCAATTCTTGGTATGGATGAGCTTAGTGAAGATGATAAAAACATTGTAGAACGCGCTCGTAAAATTGAGAAGTTCTTATCGCAACCTTTCTTTGTTGCTGAAGTTTTCACTGGTTCTCCAGGTAAATACGTTTCTTTAGCTGATACTATTAAGGGTTTTAAAATGATTCTTAGTGGTGAGTGCGACCACATGCCAGAAGGTTCTTTCTACATGGTTGGTGGTATTGATGAGGCGATTGAAAAAGCTCAGAAAATGAAGTAA
- the atpG gene encoding ATP synthase F1 subunit gamma yields the protein MANLKDIQRQIKSVSNTQKTTRAMKLVSTAKLRRAEELAKRSRLYAAKMNQVIAEIAGRIRCNKVGGIDNRCFSKIEDPKTVDIIFVTADKGLCGGFNIQTIKAVKKLLSEYKAKNVKVRLRGIGKKGVEFFKYNEVELFDSVSNLSSKPDKEKSDEFILSSIEDFKDGKIDALYLVYNGYKNMITQELHVSKIFPVDATLYECDEPEKSMLEVEAQDEEKMLDSLVNRYAQYAMYYSLIDSVAAEHSARMQAMDTATNNAKEMVKSLNVQFNKARQAAITTELIEIISGVESMK from the coding sequence ATGGCAAACTTGAAAGATATTCAAAGACAGATTAAGAGTGTTTCTAACACTCAAAAGACGACTCGCGCAATGAAGCTTGTATCAACTGCAAAGCTTCGTCGTGCTGAGGAGCTTGCTAAACGCTCTCGTCTGTATGCTGCAAAAATGAATCAGGTAATTGCCGAAATTGCTGGACGTATTAGATGTAATAAAGTTGGAGGAATTGACAATCGTTGTTTTAGCAAGATTGAAGACCCAAAAACTGTTGACATTATTTTTGTAACTGCTGATAAAGGTTTGTGCGGTGGATTTAATATTCAAACTATTAAAGCTGTTAAAAAATTATTATCAGAGTATAAAGCAAAAAATGTAAAAGTACGTTTACGTGGAATCGGTAAAAAAGGTGTTGAATTTTTTAAATACAATGAGGTAGAACTTTTTGATTCAGTCTCAAATCTTAGTTCAAAGCCTGATAAAGAGAAATCTGATGAGTTCATCTTATCTTCTATAGAAGATTTTAAAGATGGAAAAATAGATGCTCTTTACCTTGTTTATAATGGTTATAAAAACATGATAACGCAAGAGTTACATGTAAGTAAAATATTTCCTGTAGATGCAACTCTATACGAATGTGATGAACCAGAAAAATCAATGTTAGAAGTTGAAGCTCAAGATGAAGAGAAGATGCTGGATTCTTTGGTGAATAGATATGCGCAATATGCTATGTATTATTCATTAATTGATTCTGTTGCAGCTGAGCATAGTGCTAGAATGCAAGCAATGGATACAGCAACAAATAATGCTAAAGAGATGGTTAAGTCATTAAATGTACAATTTAATAAAGCTAGACAAGCAGCTATTACTACTGAGCTTATTGAGATAATAAGTGGTGTGGAGTCTATGAAATAA